A window from Sinanaerobacter sp. ZZT-01 encodes these proteins:
- a CDS encoding adenine deaminase → MQKNKNNLKQLIRAGRGIIPADTVVLHGNLINVMSSEIYPADIAIYGDTIVAIGDVSDYIGPNTKTIDAEGKYLAPGLIDGHIHSECSKLSITSFAKAVVPRGTTSMISGLDEYISVSGLEGLKEIFEEIKASPLKVFWGAPYKTPYTFPQSTVAFNFNQEVHSIVQKWPECFGVWETVREYVQEEDEDTLGAIEEAFKNRLPVFGCAPMARGKELNGYLCAGVRLDHESYDHEEVVEKMRNGMHMLIRESSVTHFLKENVRAITEVNPAFARRVSFCTDDVTASDVLEKGHLDHVVRLAIAEGIEPMTAIQMATINSAEAYRIDHLIGSISPGKIADILLVDSPETFHVDAVITNGRLVAQNGSLNYDLKAPERSSILSSALKCTRTSKADFEYKVSIQEGQAKVLSMDVKGPFVRKRRDVTLAVKDSVVMPDVEQDVLMVSVLERFGRNGNKSLAFCSGWSLKKGAMASSAAPDDNNIIVMGANASDMSIAVNHLIENGGGQVVVADGEVMEFLPLPVGGIASDLEPKEIAYRETLLTKAANQLGCNLPEPLMYMFFLPITAIPDYAITDVGPVDCIALTTFDPILELRASR, encoded by the coding sequence ATGCAAAAAAACAAAAACAACTTAAAACAGCTTATTCGTGCGGGAAGAGGAATTATTCCGGCAGACACAGTCGTACTTCATGGAAATTTGATCAATGTAATGTCATCCGAAATTTATCCGGCTGATATTGCAATTTATGGAGATACGATCGTTGCAATTGGTGATGTGAGCGATTACATCGGGCCGAATACGAAAACAATCGACGCAGAGGGTAAATATTTGGCACCTGGTTTGATTGATGGGCACATTCACAGTGAATGCAGTAAACTCAGTATAACGAGCTTTGCTAAAGCTGTGGTACCGAGGGGAACGACCAGCATGATTTCCGGCTTGGACGAATACATTTCGGTGTCCGGTTTGGAAGGGTTAAAGGAAATTTTTGAAGAGATAAAGGCAAGTCCTCTTAAGGTATTTTGGGGAGCGCCATATAAAACACCTTATACGTTTCCACAGTCAACCGTTGCCTTTAACTTTAATCAAGAAGTGCATTCCATAGTGCAAAAATGGCCGGAATGTTTCGGTGTTTGGGAAACTGTAAGGGAATATGTTCAGGAAGAAGATGAAGATACACTTGGTGCAATTGAAGAAGCATTTAAAAACCGCCTCCCTGTCTTTGGCTGTGCACCAATGGCAAGAGGTAAGGAGTTAAATGGCTATCTTTGTGCAGGTGTGCGTTTAGATCATGAAAGCTACGATCATGAAGAAGTTGTTGAAAAAATGAGAAATGGTATGCACATGTTGATTCGTGAATCTTCTGTGACTCATTTTTTAAAGGAAAATGTTAGAGCAATTACGGAAGTAAATCCTGCGTTTGCACGTCGTGTAAGCTTTTGCACGGACGATGTGACCGCTTCGGATGTTTTAGAAAAAGGGCATTTGGATCATGTGGTTCGTTTGGCAATTGCTGAGGGAATTGAACCAATGACGGCGATTCAAATGGCGACAATCAATAGTGCAGAGGCATATCGCATCGATCACCTGATTGGTTCCATCTCTCCGGGAAAAATTGCGGATATTCTGCTGGTTGACAGCCCTGAGACATTCCATGTGGATGCGGTCATTACAAATGGAAGACTGGTAGCCCAAAATGGTTCATTGAACTATGATTTAAAGGCACCAGAAAGAAGCAGTATATTAAGTAGTGCATTAAAGTGTACACGCACTTCAAAGGCAGATTTTGAATATAAGGTGTCAATTCAAGAAGGACAGGCAAAGGTATTATCAATGGATGTAAAAGGACCTTTCGTACGTAAGCGGAGAGATGTAACCTTAGCAGTAAAAGATTCTGTTGTGATGCCTGATGTAGAACAGGACGTCCTTATGGTTTCTGTTTTAGAACGATTTGGGAGGAATGGAAATAAATCTTTGGCATTTTGTTCCGGATGGAGTTTGAAAAAGGGTGCAATGGCTTCCTCAGCCGCACCGGATGATAATAATATTATTGTTATGGGAGCAAATGCTTCTGATATGTCAATTGCAGTCAATCATTTAATCGAAAACGGAGGCGGACAGGTGGTTGTTGCAGATGGAGAAGTCATGGAATTCCTTCCTTTACCTGTAGGTGGGATTGCCAGCGATTTAGAACCAAAAGAAATAGCATATCGGGAGACTCTCCTTACTAAAGCGGCAAATCAATTAGGCTGTAATCTACCGGAGCCA